CGAGCTGAAAACCCGCGCCCGTACCGCGCTGGTGTCGGGTGTGAAGCCCGCCTATGACCGTTTGATTGCGGTGATGGAACAGCACCAGAAAATTACGCCCGCCGATGACGGTGTGTGGAAACTGAAAGACGGCGCCAACTACTATCAGGCCCAGTTACAGAACTACACCACGCGCGATGACATGACTGCCGAGCAGATTCACCAGCTGGGTCTGGACGAGGTGGCGCGCATCCACGACGAAATGCGCGCAATCATGAAGCAGGTGAAATTCGACGGCAGCTTGCTGGAATTTTTTACCCACCTGCGCGAATCGGATCAATTTTATTATGCCAATACCGAGGCCGGTCGTGCCCGTTACCTGGCCGAAGCCACCGCCTTCATTGACAACCTGATGGCGAAAGCGCCCGACTATTTCGGTACCTTGCCAAAAGCGGCGCTTGAAGTGCGTGCGGTAGAACCCTATCGCATCGAAACCGCCACCGGTGCCTTCTATGAGCCCGGTGCATTGGATGGCAGCCGCCCCGGTGCCTACTACGTGAATATGAGTGACATGAAAGAGTTGCCCGTGTACCAGATGGAGACCCTGGCGTATCACGAAGGCGCACCCGGTCATCACTTCCAGAGCAGCATTGCCCAGGAACTCACCGACGTGCCCATGTTCCAGAAACTCACCTGGTACTCCGCCTACGGCGAAGGCTGGGCTTTGTATGCAGAAAAAATGGGCAAGGATATGGGCTTCTTCACCGATCCCTATCAGGACTTCGGTCGCCTGAGCTACGAAGTATTCCGCGCGGCCCGTTTGGTGGTGGACACCGGCATTCATCACAAGCGCTGGACCGAACAACAGGCGCGCGACTACATGATGCAGAACACGCCCATGACCGAAGGCGACATCCGCGACGAAATCCGCCGCTATATTGTCTGGCCGGGCCAGGCGGTTTCGTACAAAGTCGGCATGCTGACGATTCTGGAGTTGCGGGATCGGGCGCAGGCGGAATTAGGTGATAAGTTTGATTATCGCGAGTTTCACGATGTGGTGTTGAAGAATGGTTCTGTGCCGCTGAGTTTGTTGGGTGAGTTAGTGGATGATTGGGTTGCCCGGAAGAAGGGGTGATTTGAGTTAAACGAAGTTTGTGCAGGTTTTCGCAAATGGATTGCGCTTAACCTGCCAATAAATGTTTTG
This region of Simiduia agarivorans SA1 = DSM 21679 genomic DNA includes:
- a CDS encoding DUF885 domain-containing protein yields the protein MKHWLIAAACALMVACAGTDPKPAAVDEATRAQETAKLNAWFDAQFKQDLERFPTYKTYLGMIDDLDAYGRWNDPSEQAELANIEITKQRLAEMRERFDVNTLTPAAQVSYRFAEFTATNGLALSEYRNSGYVFTQFFGPHTDMSTMLIGYQRVDNADHANAYIRRLESYGDVLNVEIDKAVVRAKQGVLPPAFAYPVVIETSRGLITGAPFDNSGEDSPLWADFVAKVDKLELPEADKAELKTRARTALVSGVKPAYDRLIAVMEQHQKITPADDGVWKLKDGANYYQAQLQNYTTRDDMTAEQIHQLGLDEVARIHDEMRAIMKQVKFDGSLLEFFTHLRESDQFYYANTEAGRARYLAEATAFIDNLMAKAPDYFGTLPKAALEVRAVEPYRIETATGAFYEPGALDGSRPGAYYVNMSDMKELPVYQMETLAYHEGAPGHHFQSSIAQELTDVPMFQKLTWYSAYGEGWALYAEKMGKDMGFFTDPYQDFGRLSYEVFRAARLVVDTGIHHKRWTEQQARDYMMQNTPMTEGDIRDEIRRYIVWPGQAVSYKVGMLTILELRDRAQAELGDKFDYREFHDVVLKNGSVPLSLLGELVDDWVARKKG